The Verrucomicrobium spinosum DSM 4136 = JCM 18804 DNA segment CGAGATTCTCGATGGTAGGAGAGTGCTTGTTTCCAAATACTGCGGAGCTGGGCAGGGATGTTGCGTCGTTTTCTGCTGGGAAATGGGCGTGGATCTGCGTTTGATGAGGTGAATGCTCCGCCTCATGCGTCTTTACCCTCTCACTCTTGCCAGCACGGCCTTGCTGTCGCTAACCCTGATCCTCGGACGCGATGATGCTCGGGCTCAGAACGTGGATCCCGCCGAGGCGTTCGCGCCTCCCGCCGTGACGGAATATCTTGGGCGCACGGTGGCCCAGACCATGCATTGGAGCGGATCGGGCTGGCTCATCCGCCACAAACGGGAGAGGGAGGAGGCGGCGAGCCTGATGCGGGAAAAGCTGGAGCTGAAGCCCGGCATGGTGGTGTGCGACTTGGGCTGTGGGAACGGCTATCACACCTTCCCCATGGGTAGGGCAGTGGCTCCTGGCGGTAAAGTCTATGGCGTGGAGATTCAGGAACCATACCTGCGCATGCTTGAGGAGGGCGCGGTAAAGGCCGGAGTGACGAACTTTGTGCCGGTGTTGGGCAAACTCTACGATCCGGGGCTGCCAGATGCCACTTTTGACCTCATGCTGCTCGTGGATGTTTACCACGAGTTCTCGCACCCGGAGCAGATGCTGTCGGCCATGCACAAAGCATTAAAGCCGGACGGCGTGGTGGTGCTGGTCGAGTTCCGGGCGGAAGACGACACGGTGCCCATCAAGCCGGAGCACAAGATGACAAAGGCCCAGATCGACAAGGAGATGACTGCCAATGGCTACAAGCTGGTGAAGTCCTTCGACGGTCTGCCCTGGCAGCATATGCTCTGGTACGGGAAGGGGGAAAGCTCGGGCAATCCGAACAAATCGTGAAAGTTTCCGGTTGGAGAGGCTGATTAGGTGATCCTTCCCCCACAGCATCGACATTCTTCAACCACTGACCTTCATGCGCCGTTTTCCTCTGTTACAACTGACCGTCCTTCTTGGTGCGACTCTCTTGCAAGCCGCTGACCCCGTGACGCTCACGGTGGCCGACTTTACCGACGGCAAGGGCAACCCTGTGCCAGCGGGCTGGAAAACTGAAGACGATGGCTCGATTCATCGTGTGGAGAAAGCAGGCAACATCATCTCCAAGAAAGAGTATGCCAATTTCGAAGTGGAATGGGAATGGAAGCTGGCCGCAGGTGGCAACAGCGGCATCAAGTATTGGGTCAACGAGTTCCCCAAAGGAGGCTGGTTGGGTGTGGAATATCAGATGATCGATGATGCCAAGCATGCGGACGCAACCAAGGGGGCTGGCACCCACAGCACGGCTTCCTTCTATGACATCAAAGCGCCTGCCGCAGACAAGGCTGTAAAGCCCGCGGGTGAGTGGAACCACAGCAAGGT contains these protein-coding regions:
- a CDS encoding class I SAM-dependent methyltransferase — translated: MRLYPLTLASTALLSLTLILGRDDARAQNVDPAEAFAPPAVTEYLGRTVAQTMHWSGSGWLIRHKREREEAASLMREKLELKPGMVVCDLGCGNGYHTFPMGRAVAPGGKVYGVEIQEPYLRMLEEGAVKAGVTNFVPVLGKLYDPGLPDATFDLMLLVDVYHEFSHPEQMLSAMHKALKPDGVVVLVEFRAEDDTVPIKPEHKMTKAQIDKEMTANGYKLVKSFDGLPWQHMLWYGKGESSGNPNKS
- a CDS encoding 3-keto-disaccharide hydrolase, whose protein sequence is MRRFPLLQLTVLLGATLLQAADPVTLTVADFTDGKGNPVPAGWKTEDDGSIHRVEKAGNIISKKEYANFEVEWEWKLAAGGNSGIKYWVNEFPKGGWLGVEYQMIDDAKHADATKGAGTHSTASFYDIKAPAADKAVKPAGEWNHSKVVVKDGKIQHWLNGKLAGVVDTKSEEWKAGIAKSKFKAVEGFAPGKGRLMLTDHGDEVWWKNIKVTEL